In Rutidosis leptorrhynchoides isolate AG116_Rl617_1_P2 chromosome 2, CSIRO_AGI_Rlap_v1, whole genome shotgun sequence, one genomic interval encodes:
- the LOC139891344 gene encoding inactive beta-amylase 9-like: MELSLISRNFCQLGMNHTNNNNNLMIISPSTTKLQMGSLQISKSSNLSVRVSAQSVSHSQSAVPAKASQEHITISNHEDGVKLYVGLPMNSVTECNAINHSRAIAAGLKALKLLGVEGVELPIWWGVAENESIGNYNWLGYLTLVQMIQESGLKLHVSLCFHGSKQDNIPLPSWVLKFGEYEPNIFFSDRAGKRYDECLSFGVDDLPVFDGKTAMQVYKGFIESFKTCFAPYMGSTITGVTIGMGPDGELRYPSHNHQNKSKVGYGAGEFQCYDENMMRNLKQHAENLGNPNWGLGGPHDAPSYNQQPIVDTFFEDNGSWESPYGDFFLSWYSNQLVSHADRMLSLAKSSFSDTTVMVSGKLPLIHSWYKSRSHPSEVTAGFYKTINRNGYEEIAKVFGEHSCRMILPGMDLLDEQQPNELFSSPELLLADITDSCRKHGVGICGQNLRVADNVKSFEQIKKNLVGENGIDLFLYQRMGGDFFSPKTFALFSAFVRSLKQLELDSDDLGVNEQDALFVPGRNRTLQVV, encoded by the exons ATGGAATTGTCATTGATTTCAAGAAACTTTTGCCAATTAGGCatgaatcatactaataataataacaatttaatgATTATAAGCCCATCTACCACTAAATTGCAGATGGGTTCTCTTCAAATATCAAAAAGCTCTAATCTTTCTGTTAGGGTTTCAGCTCAATCTGTTTCTCATTCTCAATCTGCTGTTCCTGCCAAAGCATCTCAAGAACATATTACAATTTCCAATCAT GAAGATGGTGTGAAGTTATATGTTGGATTACCTATGAATTCTGTTACTGAATGTAATGCAATAAACCATTCAAGAGCAATTGCAGCTGGACTTAAGGCTTTAAAGTTGTTAGGAGTTGAAGGTGTTGAGCTCCCAATTTGGTGGGGAGTTGCAGAAAATGAATCCATTGGGAATTATAATTGGTTAGGTTACCTTACTCTTGTACAAATGATTCAAGAATCAGGTCTTAAACTTCATGTTTCCCTCTGTTTTCATGGATCCAAACAAGATAACATCCCACTCCCTAGTTGGGTTTTGAAATTCGGTGAATATGAACCGAATATCTTCTTTTCTGATCGAGCAGGGAAGCGTTATGATGAATGTTTGTCGTTTGGTGTTGATGATCTTCCTGTTTTCGATGGCAAAACTGCTATGCAAGTTTATAAAGGGTTCATCGAGAGCTTCAAGACGTGTTTTGCTCCGTATATGGGATCCACAATCACT GGGGTGACAATTGGTATGGGACCAGATGGCGAGCTTCGTTATCCGTCTCACAATCATCAAAACAAGAGTAAAGTTGGTTATGGTGCAGGGGAGTTTCAATGTTATGATGAAAACATGATGCGAAATCTGAAACAGCATGCCGAAAATCTTGGAAACCCTAATTGGGGACTTGGGGGCCCACATGATGCACCAAGTTACAACCAACAGCCAATTGTTGACACTTTCTTTGAAGATAATGGATCATGGGAGAGTCCTTATGGTGATTTCTTTCTTTCATGGTATTCGAACCAGCTCGTATCTCATGCAGACCGGATGCTATCGTTAGCTAAATCGTCTTTTAGTGACACTACAGTTATGGTGTCGGGTAAATTGCCTCTTATTCATTCATGGTACAAAAGCCGGTCCCATCCATCAGAGGTAACAGCAGGGTTTTATAAGACGATTAACAGAAACGGATATGAAGAAATCGCAAAGGTTTTTGGTGAACATTCGTGTAGAATGATTTTGCCGGGAATGGATCTTTTGGATGAACAACAGCCGAATGAGTTGTTTTCGAGTCCCGAGTTACTTCTTGCAGACATAACAGATTCTTGCAGAAAACATGGTGTCGGGATTTGTGGTCAGAACCTGCGTGTTGCAGACAATGTGAAAAGTTTTGAACAAATTAAAAAGAATTTAGTTGGTGAAAATGGAATTGATCTATTTCTGTACCAGAGAATGGGTGGTGATTTTTTTTCGCCTAAAACATTCGCTTTGTTTTCGGCGTTTGTTAGGAGTTTAAAGCAACTTGAACTTGATTCAGATGATTTGGGTGTAAATGAACAAGATGCTTTGTTTGTACCTGGTAGAAACAGAACACTCCAAGTTGTATAA
- the LOC139888222 gene encoding uncharacterized protein has product MRAKLDPFFSKLLLDIGNGTNNSDDDDKVNIPFSKLIKTNESLDSLNTLIEYVYPNIHLESTNFPTSLNRAIVATKNIFVNDINNILIKRFPVEENEYFSFDEIIDPNDQTHLLHSLTPNGMTPHRLTLKVNSPIITLRNSDPTEGLCNDI; this is encoded by the exons ATGAGAGCAAAGCTAGATCCTTTCTTTAGTAAATTACTTTTGGATATTGGCAATGGTACAAACAACTCAGATGATGATGACAAAGTCAACATTCCGTTCTCCAAGCTCATTAAGACTAATGAAAGCCTTGATTCATTAAACACTCTCATAGAGTATGTTTATCCAAATATTCATTTAGAGTCAACGAACTTTCCAACTTCTTTAAATCGTGCCATTGTGGCAACTAAAAACATTTTCGTCAATGACATTAACAACATTTTAATTAAAAGATTCCCAGTTGAAGAGAATGAATACTTTAGCTTTGATGAAATTATAGACCCAAATGACCAAACTCATCTCTTGCATTCACTAACGCCGAATGGTATGACGCCTCATCGGCTCACGCTTAAGGTTAACTCTCCTATCATAACGTTAAGAAACTCAGACCCTACAGAGGGACTATGCAATG ATATAtag